A portion of the Natronococcus sp. AD-5 genome contains these proteins:
- the btuC gene encoding vitamin B12 ABC transporter permease BtuC, which yields MSRGRTVSWSLALSVLLGAVVVASAALGPVRIDPVTVSKAIVNLVGIGGYEVPATHQTIVADVRLPRILLAATVGFALAAAGTVMQGFFRNPLADPSIIGVSSGAAVGAVAAIAFPALVPIGSVHLPAFVGALATAFLVYAIATEGGRTPVATLLLAGVAVQAFLGAVISFMLVHSGENLREAVVWMMGHLHRSNWGDVGFALPVTLVAVLVLGAYTREMNVLLLGEEDAQHLGVNVERTKLLLLALASVVTAAGVAVAGIIGFVGLVVPHAMRLIVGPDHRILLPTSALAGASFLVVADTIARVGAFGIPIVPVGIVTATVGAPFFLYLLTNREVHAL from the coding sequence GTGTCTCGGGGTCGCACCGTCTCGTGGTCGCTCGCGCTGTCGGTGCTACTGGGCGCCGTCGTCGTCGCCAGCGCGGCGCTCGGACCGGTCCGGATCGATCCGGTGACCGTTTCGAAGGCGATCGTCAACCTCGTCGGGATCGGCGGGTACGAGGTGCCCGCGACGCACCAGACGATCGTCGCGGACGTCAGACTCCCCCGAATCCTCCTGGCGGCGACGGTCGGCTTCGCGCTCGCGGCGGCCGGGACGGTCATGCAGGGCTTCTTCAGAAATCCCCTCGCCGATCCGTCGATCATCGGCGTCTCCTCGGGGGCCGCGGTCGGCGCCGTCGCCGCGATCGCCTTCCCCGCGCTCGTGCCGATCGGGAGCGTCCACCTGCCCGCGTTCGTCGGCGCGCTCGCGACCGCGTTTCTGGTCTACGCCATCGCGACCGAGGGCGGTCGCACGCCGGTTGCGACGCTGCTGCTCGCCGGCGTCGCCGTCCAGGCGTTTCTCGGCGCCGTGATCTCGTTCATGCTGGTCCACAGCGGCGAGAACCTTCGGGAAGCGGTCGTCTGGATGATGGGCCACCTCCACCGGAGCAACTGGGGCGACGTCGGCTTCGCGCTGCCGGTAACGCTCGTCGCCGTCCTCGTCCTCGGGGCCTACACCCGCGAGATGAACGTCCTCCTGCTCGGCGAGGAGGACGCCCAGCACCTCGGCGTGAACGTCGAGCGGACCAAGCTGCTGTTGCTCGCGCTCGCGAGCGTCGTCACCGCCGCTGGGGTCGCCGTCGCCGGCATCATCGGTTTCGTCGGCCTCGTCGTCCCCCACGCGATGCGGCTGATCGTCGGCCCGGACCACCGAATCCTGCTGCCGACGAGCGCGCTCGCGGGCGCGTCGTTTCTCGTCGTCGCGGACACCATCGCCCGCGTCGGCGCGTTCGGCATCCCGATCGTCCCCGTCGGAATCGTCACCGCGACCGTCGGCGCGCCGTTCTTCCTCTACCTGCTCACGAACCGGGAGGTGCACGCACTGTGA
- a CDS encoding PGF-CTERM-anchored ABC transporter substrate-binding protein yields the protein MRKSLIVFVAVLTALAAFTPTAVAGEGAASIAQEEPTCEFPFEGEDATGEQITIEEEPDSVVALQPSDAQVMFEIGAEEKVDGMPVGPYTEYLEADEELDISEDDGVTPVAEEVIDRDPDVVLAANALQGDDVIDQLRDSGLTVYVFPTERSLDGVAENVRLTGEIVGECEGAAETLEWMDDRLESVEEMVDDDDRPLAYYEMGDGFTAGEGTFQHEILTAAGVENLGAEAGIEGWAEISDEVVVAEDPEWIVYGESWGDEPPVSEPITETTAYENEQFVAVNDQYMSQPGPLVVLAIEEIAQEIHAEDEEAEDEEADDADATAEGGDTIPGFGVPVAAAALLALLAGLTRRR from the coding sequence ATGCGAAAATCACTGATCGTTTTCGTGGCCGTACTGACCGCGCTCGCCGCGTTCACGCCGACCGCCGTCGCGGGGGAAGGGGCGGCGAGTATCGCGCAAGAAGAGCCGACCTGCGAGTTCCCCTTCGAGGGTGAGGACGCGACCGGCGAGCAGATAACGATCGAGGAAGAGCCCGACTCGGTCGTCGCGCTGCAGCCGAGCGACGCCCAGGTGATGTTCGAGATCGGCGCCGAAGAGAAGGTCGACGGTATGCCTGTCGGCCCGTACACCGAGTACCTCGAGGCCGACGAGGAACTCGACATCTCCGAGGACGACGGCGTCACGCCCGTCGCCGAGGAGGTCATCGACCGCGATCCCGACGTCGTCCTCGCGGCGAACGCGCTCCAGGGCGACGACGTGATCGATCAGCTTCGCGACTCGGGGCTGACCGTCTACGTCTTCCCGACCGAACGATCCCTCGACGGCGTCGCGGAGAACGTCAGGTTGACCGGCGAGATCGTCGGCGAGTGCGAGGGTGCCGCGGAGACGCTCGAGTGGATGGACGACCGACTCGAGAGCGTCGAAGAGATGGTCGACGACGACGACCGTCCGCTCGCGTACTACGAGATGGGCGACGGCTTCACCGCCGGCGAGGGAACGTTCCAGCACGAAATCCTGACGGCCGCCGGCGTCGAGAACCTGGGCGCGGAAGCCGGCATCGAGGGCTGGGCCGAGATCAGCGACGAGGTCGTCGTCGCGGAAGATCCCGAGTGGATCGTCTACGGCGAGTCCTGGGGCGACGAGCCGCCGGTCAGCGAGCCCATCACGGAAACGACCGCCTACGAGAACGAGCAGTTCGTCGCGGTCAACGACCAGTACATGAGCCAACCCGGTCCGCTCGTCGTGCTCGCGATCGAAGAGATCGCACAGGAGATCCACGCCGAGGATGAGGAGGCCGAAGATGAGGAGGCCGACGATGCAGACGCGACGGCCGAGGGCGGCGACACGATCCCCGGCTTCGGCGTTCCCGTCGCCGCCGCGGCGCTGCTCGCCCTGCTGGCGGGACTGACTCGCCGCCGGTAA
- the srp19 gene encoding signal recognition particle subunit SRP19 has translation MVENVIWPAYLDTDLSRAEGRRVAEDLAVEEPTVDEIAKAVQQIGYDATIERDKSYSREHWADRGRVVVRGADDSTKNDLVQAVAAYVVAMRE, from the coding sequence ATGGTCGAGAACGTCATCTGGCCCGCCTATCTCGATACGGACCTCTCCCGGGCCGAGGGGCGACGGGTCGCCGAGGACTTGGCGGTCGAGGAGCCGACGGTCGACGAGATCGCGAAAGCCGTCCAGCAGATCGGCTACGACGCCACGATCGAGCGGGACAAGTCCTACTCGCGGGAGCACTGGGCCGACCGCGGCCGGGTCGTCGTTCGCGGGGCCGACGACTCGACGAAGAACGACCTCGTCCAGGCCGTCGCGGCGTACGTCGTCGCGATGCGGGAGTGA